One Miscanthus floridulus cultivar M001 chromosome 11, ASM1932011v1, whole genome shotgun sequence DNA window includes the following coding sequences:
- the LOC136494501 gene encoding COP9 signalosome complex subunit 8-like: protein MDLSAVLAALSDKSYSALAHLCDELLLQAASKGATTDEWPYSVHLLAHFYINDLNSARFFWKSLPQEVKDTRPEFAAVWRTGQCLWNRDYAGVNTAAQGFEWGPDLADFITAVLELQQRIFKLLTSAYSTISVADVAHFMGMSEEDATNYAVQNGWSLDAATRMLTVKKLKAQTNQKLDGSKLQRLTECVFHLEH from the exons ATGGATCTCTCCGCCGTCCTGGCCGCCCTCTCCGACAAGTCCTACTCCGCCCTGGCCCACCTCTGCGACGAGCTCCTCCTGCAG GCCGCGTCCAAGGGAGCCACCACCGACGAATGGCCCTACTCCGTCCACCTCCTCGCCCACTTCTACATCAATGACCT GAACAGCGCGCGGTTCTTCTGGAAGTCGTTGCCGCAGGAGGTGAAGGACACGCGGCCGGAATTCGCCGCGGTCTGGAGGACTGGTCAGTGCCTCTGGAACAGAGATTATGCTGGCGTCAACACGGCTGCACAGGGGTTCGAGTGGGGCCCTGACCTCGCTGACTTCATCACTGCCGTCCTAG AGCTACAGCAGAGGATATTCAAGCTGTTGACTTCTGCGTATTCCACAATTAGCGTGGCTGATGTGGCTCATTTCATGGGGATGAGTGAGGAGGATGCTACAAACT ATGCTGTACAAAACGGTTGGAGCTTGGATGCAGCGACCAGGATGCTTACTGTCAAAAAGCTAAAGGCTCAGACCAACCAGAAGCTTGACGGGAGCAAGTTGCAGCGTTTGACTGAGTGTGTTTTCCACCTTGAGCACTGA